DNA from Nitriliruptor alkaliphilus DSM 45188:
CGACGCCCTGTACGCCGAGTACACCGCGCTCCACGACCACTTCGGTCGCGGCGGCAACGACGTGATGCGCCGGTTGAAGGCGATCCGCCGCGACGCGCTGAGCGCGCCAGCTGCCGCTCCCGCGGAGGTGGCGTGATGACCGTCCGGCTGACCGACCTCGACGGCGACGCCCAGCAGCGGGTGGCGGCGGCGCGGGAACGGGTGGCCGCGCTGCACGCCGAGCTGCCCCGGAACGGCCTGGTGGTGTGGACCGCGGGTAACGTCTCCGAGCGGGTCGCGGACCTCGAGCTGTTCGTGATCAAGCCGTCCGGGGTCTCCTACGACGAGCTCGACGCCGACCGCATGGTGGTGTGCGACCTCGACGGCACGAAGATCGAGGACGGCACGCCCGCCCAGCTCCGACCGTCCTCGGACACCGCCGCCCACGCCTACGTCTACCGCCACATGCCCGAGGTCGGCGGCGTCGTGCACACCCACTCGCCGTACGCGACGGCCTGGGCCGCACGCGGTGAGCCGGTGCCGTGCGTGCTGACGGCGATGGCCGACGAGTTCGGTGGCGACATCCCCGTCGGGCCGTTCGCGCTCATCGGGGACGACTCCATCGGTCGCGGCATCGTCGACACGCTGCGCGGATCGCGGTCCCCGGCCGTGCTCATGCGCAGCCACGGGCCGTTCACCATCGGACGCGATGCACGGGCGGCGGTCAAGGCTGCGGTGATGTGCGAGGACGTCGCCCGCACGGTGCACCTCGCCCGCCAGCTCGGCCAGCCCCTCGAGATCGCGGCGTCGGACATCGACGCGCTGCACGACCGCTACCAGCACGTCTACGGCCAGCCCCAGGGTCTGCCCGAGGAGCCGCCGGTATGAGGGATCCGTTCGCCGGCAACGAGATCTGGTTCCTGACCGGGAGCCAGGACCTGTACGGACCCGAGACGCTCCAGCAGGTCGCCGAACAGTCGCAGCAGGTCGCCGGGTACCTCGACGCTGCGGACGACGTCCCGGTTCGGATCATGTGGAAGCCGGTGCTCAAGGACCGGGACGCCATCCGCCGGGCCGCCCTCGACGCCAACAGCGACGACCGTTGCCTCGGGGTCGTGGCGTGGATGCACACCTTCTCTCCGGCCAAGATGTGGATCCTCGGGCTGGACGCGCTGCGCAAGCCCCTCCTGCACCTGCACACCCAGGCCAACGTCGAGCTGCCGTGGGCGGACCTCGACATGGACTTCATGAACCTCAACCAGGCCGCCCACGGTGACCGGGAGTTCGGCTACCTCGCCACCCGACTGGCGATCGCCCGCAAGACCGTGGTGGGCCACGCGACCTCCCCGCTGGTGCAGGCGAAGGTCGGCAGCTGGGCGCGTGCTGCTGCCGGCTGGCACGCCGTCCAGCAGCTGCGGCTGGCCCGGTTCGGCGACAACATGCGCAACGTCGCGGTGACCGAGGGCGACAAGACGGAGGCCGAGCTGCGGTTCGGCGTGTCGGTCAACACCTGGGGCGTCAACGACCTCGTCGAAGCGGTCGACGCCGCCAGCGAGGCCGACGTCGATGCGCTGGTCGCCGAGTACGACACGCTCTACGACGTGGCTCCCGAGCTCGGCAAGGACGGCGCGCGGCGGGACTCGCTGCGGTACGGCGCCCGGATCGAGCTCGGGCTGCGGTCCTTCCTCGAGGCGGGCGGGTTCGAGGCGTTCACCACCAACTTCGAGGACCTCGGGGGGTTGCGCCAGCTGCCGGGCCTCGCGGTGCAGCGCCTCATGGCCGACGGCTACGGGTTCGGCGCCGAGGGCGACTGGAAGACGGCCCTGCTCGTGCGCGCGGCGAAGGTCATGGGCTACGGCCTGCCCGGTGGTGCCTCCCTGATGGAGGACTACACCTACGAGCTCAGCCCGGGTCGCGAGAAGATCCTCGGTGCGCACATGCTCGAGATCTGTCCCTCGCTGACCACCGCCAGGCCCCGCCTCGAGATCCACCCCCTCGGCATCGGGGACCGCGAGGACCCGGTCCGGCTGGTGTTCGAC
Protein-coding regions in this window:
- a CDS encoding L-ribulose-5-phosphate 4-epimerase; this translates as MTVRLTDLDGDAQQRVAAARERVAALHAELPRNGLVVWTAGNVSERVADLELFVIKPSGVSYDELDADRMVVCDLDGTKIEDGTPAQLRPSSDTAAHAYVYRHMPEVGGVVHTHSPYATAWAARGEPVPCVLTAMADEFGGDIPVGPFALIGDDSIGRGIVDTLRGSRSPAVLMRSHGPFTIGRDARAAVKAAVMCEDVARTVHLARQLGQPLEIAASDIDALHDRYQHVYGQPQGLPEEPPV
- the araA gene encoding L-arabinose isomerase, giving the protein MRDPFAGNEIWFLTGSQDLYGPETLQQVAEQSQQVAGYLDAADDVPVRIMWKPVLKDRDAIRRAALDANSDDRCLGVVAWMHTFSPAKMWILGLDALRKPLLHLHTQANVELPWADLDMDFMNLNQAAHGDREFGYLATRLAIARKTVVGHATSPLVQAKVGSWARAAAGWHAVQQLRLARFGDNMRNVAVTEGDKTEAELRFGVSVNTWGVNDLVEAVDAASEADVDALVAEYDTLYDVAPELGKDGARRDSLRYGARIELGLRSFLEAGGFEAFTTNFEDLGGLRQLPGLAVQRLMADGYGFGAEGDWKTALLVRAAKVMGYGLPGGASLMEDYTYELSPGREKILGAHMLEICPSLTTARPRLEIHPLGIGDREDPVRLVFDTDPGPGLVVAMSDLRDRFRLTANVVDVVPGDAELPNLPVARAVWQPHPDLATSAECWLTAGAAHHTVLTTALEPSVFEDLAEIAGVELAIIDRDTTTRGFAKELRWNQAYYRLAGGV